One window of the Streptococcus parasanguinis ATCC 15912 genome contains the following:
- the ftsH gene encoding ATP-dependent zinc metalloprotease FtsH: MNNRKNNGFVRNPFLYLLIIVAAVTGFQYFFAGNGVGQSQQINYTELVKEIKNDNVKTISYQPNGSVIEIAGTYNKAKESKEDTGIQFFTPSVQKVSRFTSVILPSDITVNELQKLAADHKAEITIKRESSSGMWITILTSIVPFVIVMFFFFSMMNQGGGGGARGAMNFGRNKARAANKEDIKVRFSDVAGAEEEKQELVEVVEFLKDPKRFTKLGARIPAGVLLEGPPGTGKTLLAKAVAGEAGVPFFSISGSDFVEMFVGVGASRVRSLFEDAKKAAPAIIFIDEIDAVGRQRGVGLGGGNDEREQTLNQLLIEMDGFEGNEGIIVIAATNRSDVLDPALLRPGRFDRKVLVGRPDVKGREAILRVHAKNKPLAQDVDLKLVAQQTPGFVGADLENVLNEAALVAARRNKKVIDAADIDEAEDRVIAGPSKKDRTISQKEREMVAYHEAGHTIVGLVLSNARVVHKVTIVPRGRAGGYMIALPKEDQMLLSKEDMKEQLAGLMGGRVAEEIIFNSQTTGASNDFEQATQMARAMVTEYGMSEKLGPVQYEGNHAMFGAQSPQKMISEQTAYEIDEEVRGLLNEARNKAAEIIQGNRETHKLIAEALLKYETLDSVQIKSLYETGKMPENSEHELEEEAKPLSYDEIKSKLEENN, translated from the coding sequence ATGAATAACAGAAAAAACAACGGTTTTGTTCGAAATCCTTTTCTGTATTTGTTGATTATTGTAGCGGCTGTGACAGGATTCCAGTACTTTTTTGCGGGTAATGGAGTTGGTCAAAGTCAGCAAATCAACTACACAGAATTGGTCAAGGAAATTAAAAATGACAATGTAAAGACGATTAGTTACCAACCGAATGGTAGTGTGATTGAAATTGCAGGGACCTATAATAAAGCAAAAGAATCAAAAGAAGATACAGGAATTCAATTTTTTACCCCAAGTGTTCAAAAAGTATCTCGCTTTACTAGTGTCATCCTTCCATCTGATATCACCGTCAATGAATTACAAAAATTAGCAGCTGACCACAAAGCAGAAATCACAATCAAGCGTGAGAGCTCAAGTGGCATGTGGATAACAATTCTCACTTCAATTGTTCCATTTGTTATCGTCATGTTCTTCTTCTTCTCTATGATGAACCAAGGCGGTGGCGGAGGTGCCAGAGGCGCAATGAACTTTGGTCGCAATAAAGCCCGTGCTGCTAATAAAGAAGATATTAAAGTTCGTTTTTCAGATGTGGCAGGAGCTGAAGAAGAAAAACAAGAACTTGTTGAAGTAGTTGAGTTTTTGAAAGATCCAAAACGCTTTACTAAATTGGGAGCAAGAATCCCAGCAGGAGTGCTTCTTGAAGGCCCTCCTGGAACTGGTAAAACCCTTTTAGCAAAAGCAGTAGCTGGTGAAGCTGGGGTGCCATTCTTCAGTATCTCTGGTTCTGACTTCGTTGAAATGTTTGTCGGAGTCGGTGCTAGCCGGGTTCGTTCACTTTTTGAAGATGCTAAAAAAGCAGCACCAGCCATTATCTTTATCGATGAAATTGATGCTGTTGGGCGCCAACGTGGTGTAGGTCTTGGTGGCGGAAATGATGAACGTGAACAAACCCTCAACCAACTTTTGATTGAGATGGATGGTTTTGAAGGCAACGAAGGAATCATTGTTATCGCAGCAACTAACCGTTCTGATGTCCTTGACCCTGCCCTTCTTCGTCCTGGCCGTTTTGACCGCAAAGTATTAGTTGGACGTCCAGATGTGAAGGGGCGTGAGGCAATTCTTCGTGTTCATGCTAAGAATAAGCCACTTGCTCAAGATGTGGACTTAAAATTGGTTGCTCAACAGACACCAGGATTTGTCGGTGCTGATCTCGAAAATGTTTTGAATGAAGCAGCCTTGGTTGCAGCTCGTCGAAATAAAAAAGTAATTGATGCTGCTGACATCGATGAAGCAGAAGATCGTGTTATTGCAGGTCCATCTAAGAAAGATCGGACGATTTCACAAAAAGAACGAGAAATGGTTGCTTATCACGAAGCTGGTCATACAATTGTTGGTTTGGTCTTATCAAATGCTCGTGTGGTTCATAAAGTTACCATTGTTCCACGTGGTCGCGCAGGCGGTTACATGATTGCCCTTCCAAAAGAAGATCAAATGTTACTTTCTAAAGAGGACATGAAAGAACAATTAGCAGGGCTCATGGGAGGACGTGTTGCCGAAGAAATTATTTTCAATTCGCAAACAACAGGTGCTTCAAATGACTTTGAACAAGCAACCCAAATGGCACGTGCGATGGTAACAGAATATGGTATGAGTGAAAAACTTGGACCGGTTCAATATGAAGGAAATCATGCGATGTTTGGTGCTCAAAGCCCACAAAAAATGATTTCAGAACAGACGGCTTACGAAATTGATGAAGAAGTTCGTGGTCTATTGAATGAAGCCCGTAATAAAGCTGCGGAAATTATTCAAGGAAATAGAGAAACGCATAAACTGATTGCTGAAGCTCTATTAAAATATGAAACCTTGGATAGTGTTCAAATTAAATCATTATACGAAACAGGAAAAATGCCTGAAAATTCAGAGCATGAATTAGAAGAAGAAGCAAAACCTCTATCATATGATGAGATTAAGTCAAAATTAGAAGAAAACAACTAA
- the mreC gene encoding rod shape-determining protein MreC — protein MLLKRFFKIFSLLFVLVVAGVLFLFPSVRNTIVIKSSDVLTIFDQAISIPFSVIESKSNDIKNLSKINDENISLKSKIYQIDINHSKLNRLESENKELKDLLNLKNSVSGSKQVVGEIVDRNYSSWNEQFVIDKGSSDGISDSMFVLSSGGVIGVVDNLEKNSSRIKLLVGNDISSQHLTLKIEDKTQSIFALLIGFDDKTGEFRLLQIGDSVDIKKGSLVSTSGLGKYKTSDLPVGTVSSVKKASDQLGQEIRVKPKASLDVNRYVLLIGE, from the coding sequence ATGTTATTGAAACGTTTTTTTAAGATATTTAGTCTCTTGTTTGTTTTAGTTGTAGCAGGGGTTCTGTTTTTATTCCCATCAGTTCGAAATACTATTGTTATAAAATCTTCTGATGTTTTAACTATTTTTGATCAAGCTATTTCTATTCCGTTTTCTGTGATTGAGTCTAAGTCAAATGACATTAAAAATTTATCAAAAATTAATGATGAAAATATTTCTTTAAAGTCTAAAATATATCAGATAGATATTAATCACTCTAAACTAAATCGTTTAGAGTCTGAAAATAAAGAGTTAAAGGATTTATTGAATTTAAAAAATTCGGTATCAGGTTCAAAACAAGTTGTTGGGGAGATTGTTGACAGAAATTACAGTTCTTGGAATGAACAATTTGTGATTGATAAGGGGAGTTCTGATGGAATTTCAGACTCAATGTTTGTTCTTTCTTCAGGGGGGGTTATCGGAGTTGTTGATAACTTGGAGAAAAACTCTAGTAGAATTAAATTACTGGTTGGGAATGATATTTCTTCTCAACATTTGACACTTAAGATTGAAGATAAAACACAATCTATCTTTGCTTTATTAATTGGCTTTGATGATAAAACGGGTGAATTTCGTTTGCTGCAAATTGGTGATTCTGTTGACATTAAAAAAGGGTCTCTTGTTTCGACAAGTGGGCTTGGTAAATATAAGACCAGTGATTTACCTGTTGGTACGGTATCTTCAGTAAAAAAAGCATCAGATCAGTTAGGACAAGAAATTAGAGTAAAACCTAAAGCAAGTTTGGATGTTAATCGTTATGTACTTCTGATTGGAGAATAA
- the mreD gene encoding rod shape-determining protein MreD, producing the protein MRLLRKYYFFPLLLFLSLFIDGQFSFIFSRFIPNQFEAISFLFFYGFMMLSLYFSEISCIWLGIFFGFCFDVYFLNTLGISFLLFPLLQIIFYHWNQVILLNRLTRFLTFLLTIFCFQLLASFLEIFLIGIKFDLFSLVVFQIAPSLLLNLFLLLIFQPLFEKIYL; encoded by the coding sequence GTGAGATTATTACGCAAATACTATTTTTTTCCTTTGTTATTGTTTTTGTCTTTGTTTATTGATGGGCAATTTTCTTTCATTTTCTCGCGTTTTATTCCAAATCAATTTGAAGCTATTTCATTTCTATTTTTTTATGGCTTTATGATGTTGAGTCTCTATTTTTCAGAGATATCTTGTATTTGGTTGGGTATTTTCTTTGGTTTTTGTTTTGATGTGTATTTTCTAAATACTCTTGGAATCTCCTTTTTGCTATTTCCATTATTACAAATAATATTTTATCATTGGAATCAAGTTATTCTACTTAATCGTTTAACTCGCTTTTTAACATTTTTACTAACGATTTTTTGTTTTCAACTTCTTGCTTCATTTCTTGAGATTTTTTTAATTGGTATTAAATTTGATTTATTTTCGTTAGTTGTTTTTCAAATTGCACCAAGTTTACTTTTGAATTTATTTTTATTACTAATTTTTCAACCTCTATTTGAAAAGATTTATTTATAA
- the pcsB gene encoding peptidoglycan hydrolase PcsB has translation MKKKLFATILLSTVALSQGAVVAGVSADSTDDKIAAQNNKINSINQQQQSAQAQVDQIQGQVSEIKKQQADLQAENDRLNEESEKLSAEIDELSKNIVARQESLANQARSAQTTGTATSYINAIVSSGSLTEAISRISAMNEIADANNKMLQEQKRDKEDIAQKQKENNDAINTVIANKQQLEDDAQALTTKEAELKVAQLNLAAEKSTAENEKNALLQQKAEAEKAAAAAAAAEAAYRAKQQEQQAAVKASANTTLQAQVQAAAQTPATASAAQPVAQTQATAQAATVSRQTYSSSASSYPVGECTWGAKTLAPWAGDYWGNGGQWAASAAAAGFRTGSQPQVGAIACWNDGGYGHVAVVTAVQSTTSIQVSESNYLGNRSIGNYRGWFNPVNAQGTVTYIYPN, from the coding sequence ATGAAGAAAAAATTATTTGCTACAATCTTGTTGAGTACAGTTGCCTTGTCACAAGGTGCTGTGGTGGCTGGTGTGTCAGCTGACTCCACAGATGATAAGATTGCTGCTCAAAATAACAAAATCAATAGTATTAACCAACAACAACAAAGTGCACAAGCTCAAGTAGATCAAATTCAAGGTCAAGTATCCGAAATTAAAAAGCAACAAGCGGATCTTCAAGCTGAAAATGATCGATTGAATGAGGAATCAGAAAAATTGTCTGCTGAGATTGATGAGTTATCAAAAAATATTGTTGCTCGTCAAGAATCGCTTGCAAATCAAGCACGTAGTGCTCAAACGACAGGAACTGCTACAAGCTACATTAATGCGATTGTGAGTTCTGGTTCTTTAACAGAAGCTATTTCACGTATTTCTGCTATGAATGAAATTGCAGATGCTAACAACAAGATGTTGCAAGAGCAAAAGCGTGATAAAGAAGATATTGCTCAGAAACAAAAAGAAAATAATGATGCCATCAATACTGTTATTGCAAACAAACAGCAATTAGAAGATGATGCGCAGGCTTTGACTACAAAAGAAGCTGAATTGAAAGTGGCACAATTGAACTTGGCGGCTGAAAAATCGACTGCTGAAAATGAAAAGAATGCTTTGTTGCAACAAAAAGCTGAGGCTGAAAAAGCAGCGGCAGCGGCAGCAGCAGCTGAAGCAGCTTACCGTGCTAAACAACAAGAACAACAGGCTGCTGTGAAGGCTTCTGCTAATACGACTCTTCAAGCACAAGTACAGGCAGCAGCACAAACACCTGCTACGGCTTCAGCAGCACAACCAGTTGCTCAAACTCAAGCAACAGCTCAAGCGGCAACTGTTTCTCGTCAAACATATAGTTCATCTGCATCATCTTATCCAGTTGGTGAATGTACTTGGGGTGCGAAGACATTGGCTCCATGGGCTGGCGATTACTGGGGTAATGGTGGTCAATGGGCAGCAAGTGCAGCAGCAGCTGGTTTCCGTACTGGATCTCAACCACAAGTTGGTGCGATTGCATGTTGGAATGATGGTGGTTATGGACACGTAGCTGTTGTTACAGCCGTTCAATCTACAACAAGTATCCAAGTCTCTGAGTCTAATTATTTAGGTAATCGTAGTATTGGTAACTACCGTGGATGGTTTAATCCAGTTAATGCTCAAGGTACTGTTACTTATATCTATCCAAACTAA
- a CDS encoding ribose-phosphate diphosphokinase, whose protein sequence is MSFSDLMLFALSSNQELAQRVSREMGLPLGKSTVRQFSDGEIQVNIEESIRGKDVYILQSTSSPVNDNLMEILIMVDALKRASAQSINVVMPYYGYARQDRKARAREPITSKLVANMLEVAGVDRLLTIDLHAAQIQGFFDIPVDHLMGAPLIADYFERRGMIGKDYVVVSPDHGGVTRARKLAEFLKTPIAIIDKRRSVDKMNTSEVMNIIGNVEGKTCILIDDMIDTAGTICHAADALAEAGAVEVYASCTHPVLSGPAMENIQKSAIKKLVVLDTIYLPEERLIDKIEQISIAKLLAEAIIRIHENRPLSPLFEIGNAKKS, encoded by the coding sequence ATGTCATTTTCTGATTTAATGCTCTTTGCCTTGTCGTCAAATCAAGAATTGGCTCAACGTGTGTCTCGTGAAATGGGACTACCGCTTGGAAAGTCAACGGTTCGTCAATTTTCTGATGGAGAAATTCAGGTTAATATTGAAGAATCAATTCGTGGGAAAGATGTTTATATTTTACAATCGACTAGCTCACCGGTTAACGATAATCTAATGGAAATTTTGATCATGGTAGATGCGTTGAAACGTGCTAGTGCGCAATCTATTAATGTGGTGATGCCGTATTACGGCTATGCTCGTCAAGACCGGAAAGCTCGAGCTCGTGAACCAATTACTTCTAAGTTGGTAGCCAATATGCTTGAGGTTGCTGGAGTTGATCGTCTGTTGACAATTGATTTGCACGCTGCTCAAATTCAAGGTTTCTTTGATATTCCTGTGGACCACTTGATGGGAGCTCCTTTAATTGCTGATTATTTCGAGCGCCGTGGTATGATTGGAAAAGACTATGTTGTTGTCAGTCCAGACCATGGTGGAGTAACCCGGGCACGTAAGTTAGCTGAGTTTTTGAAGACGCCAATTGCAATTATCGACAAACGTCGGAGTGTTGATAAGATGAATACGAGTGAGGTCATGAACATCATTGGGAATGTTGAAGGTAAGACTTGTATTTTAATTGATGATATGATTGATACAGCAGGTACGATCTGCCACGCGGCTGATGCTCTTGCAGAAGCTGGTGCTGTTGAAGTCTATGCGAGCTGTACACACCCTGTCCTATCAGGGCCAGCAATGGAAAATATTCAAAAGTCAGCGATCAAGAAGCTGGTTGTCTTGGATACAATTTATTTACCAGAAGAACGCTTGATTGATAAGATTGAACAAATTTCGATTGCGAAACTTCTTGCTGAGGCTATTATTCGTATCCATGAAAATCGGCCACTTTCACCTTTGTTTGAAATTGGAAATGCGAAGAAATCTTAA
- the abpA gene encoding amylase-binding adhesin AbpA, whose product MKKVLLSSVAALAVFAAAAPVFAQGENPSASNQLIQKKYVSWRDAADEANTQVAAHEAEIKEETLRQPGVVAAQQALDKANAIVGHDHEQAVKRAQEDYNTAYNEAYNTVRNRYIQVLQQKYIEAAKAQGNYYDETAVEANRTNEQRIADDIKAQTGKDVTVTKDENGNYVVKDEKGNVVATVDKDGKTVKADAKAGKALPKTSAVK is encoded by the coding sequence ATGAAAAAAGTTTTATTATCATCAGTAGCAGCTCTTGCAGTATTTGCTGCAGCAGCACCTGTATTTGCACAAGGTGAAAACCCAAGTGCATCTAACCAATTGATCCAAAAGAAATATGTTTCATGGCGTGATGCAGCAGATGAAGCTAACACTCAAGTAGCAGCTCATGAAGCAGAAATCAAAGAAGAAACTCTTCGTCAACCAGGCGTTGTAGCAGCACAACAAGCTCTTGATAAAGCTAATGCAATTGTTGGTCATGACCACGAACAAGCGGTAAAACGTGCTCAAGAAGACTATAACACTGCTTATAACGAAGCATACAACACAGTTCGCAACCGTTACATCCAAGTTCTTCAACAAAAATACATTGAAGCTGCTAAAGCTCAAGGTAACTACTACGATGAAACAGCTGTAGAAGCTAACCGTACAAATGAACAACGTATTGCAGATGACATCAAAGCTCAAACTGGTAAAGACGTTACTGTTACTAAAGATGAAAATGGTAACTATGTAGTTAAAGACGAAAAAGGTAACGTTGTTGCTACTGTTGACAAAGACGGTAAAACAGTTAAGGCTGATGCTAAAGCTGGTAAAGCTCTTCCAAAAACAAGCGCAGTTAAATAA